CAAATGTTATGATCTCTACCTTTGTTATTTTCTTGGGATCTGGTGTGCCCGTCTCCAAAACCTCGACCTTCTGGTAAACATTCGGTGAGTTCAACCAGCGACTGCGATCGCCGCCCTTGCGCAGATCACCCTTCTTCCAAATTCtgcaaaatacacaaacatattaataacaattccATTCAGGTTAATTCTCTTTTTGCTCTTACCCTTGTCTGAAGAGCTCCTCCTCCTCAAGCAGATAGCCCAACGAAGACACAGCCGGTGGAAGTTCAACGTCGTTCTTCGGCTTTGGCGGATCCGATTTGATTAATGGATGGCGATAGATGTAGCCTGTGCGATAGCCGGCATTGTCCAGCATACGCATCAATGCCTCAAACTCGGCGCCACCCACACGCCATTTGGGTGGGCTGCCAATCTTGGGCGGAGCAGCTTCCTCTTTGctggcagcagcggcggcatcCTCGTCGGTCGTGACAGCAGCAAATTTCTTCTCCAAATCCTCTGGTGGGCGACGCGACTGATCGTAGATCAGTTTGCGCGATTCCTCGGGAATGAGCACCAGATTATCAATGCCAACGGGCAGCAGTTTCAGCTGCGTCTCGCATGCCTGCACAATATGACAGGCAGCATAGAAAGCCTCCTCGATGGTCTCCCCACAGCATAGAGCACCGTGATTGGCCAGCAACATGACCTTGGAGTTTGGTCCCAGGCTGCGGACCAGACGATTGCGCTCTTCCTCGTCAAACAGACCGGTATAGGCGTGTGTGCTAATCTCACCCAGAACACAGGCATCCTTGGTAAGGGCCAGCAGACCCGACTTCAGCGAGGAGATCGCTACGACGGGACTGCAGCCAATGTAGATGGCGCAACGGATGTCGGGACGTGCGGCATGCACAACCGAGTGCAACACAAAGTCTGTAATTTTGGAACAAATCAAAGATAGGAGATCCTTTCATATAATTGCAGTACATGTATAGCTTACGGCTTTTGTTCACACCAAAGTTGGTTGTACCCTGCTCAACAATCTGGCCCTGCATATCGACTTTATTAAGTGCCGACGCGGTGATCTCGTGATACAGCAGTCCATAGGGATTGACCAAAAAGTACTCTTGATCAACCTTGAGACGTGCTGTGATCTGTGCTCCCAGACCCTGCGTCCAGCCATACAGATCGAGCAGACGGAAAGTGGCAGCCAATTTGCATCTGAGTATCTTCTCACCCTTGGCATAACCCATCGACTCCACACCACGTATATCATTGATAGGTACCATGCAACTGCTGCTTTTAAAGACATTGCCCACTCGGGTTACTGGTACCCCAACAATATCAGACAATTGCTGCAATATGCCACTGGCCCCAGCACCACCATCGCGTGCCGAGTCCACAATGCGCTCCAGCTCCTCACGAAATAGTTTCGAACCCATAATGGCCTCAACACGTTTGCGTCGCTCCATTTCACGCATATCCTTTAGTAGAGTAACGAAAgtaagttttatttgtataatttatgagAACTCTTGTTTCACTCTTACCTGTTCAATGTCAGCGGGGCGTGCTTTACTgttctcatcatcatcacccgCGGTGGGATCTATGCCGTTCTGTGGCGGTTGCTCTACTTCAGTcatattttgctttgtttatatttttgtaaaaatgctaaaaataaaaatgaacaaaattatACGATTAGTTCACGTACAAAagcaatatattaaatattactatCCGGTTGGAATACGAATTTTTGCTTACGAGAAGTTCAGCTGAAAATTCTCAACTGACCTTAAAAACTGCAAACCAACATTTTCGGTCTCGGTTTTCCTAACCAGCTAACAAAAAGGGGGTTGCATATCGAAAGGAGAGTGAAGCGCCTGCATAAAACTGCAGGGAGAGGCGCACTTGAACCACCCATCCAGCCAGTGCTGCTTTTATTTGCCGAcacagagagcaagagagacaAATTGAGCAAGCCAGAGAGCGGCAGAGGCCAGAGAGCAAGCCACAACATATATGCAGCGCAAGAGCGAAAGGGtcagatacatatgtatatacgtgTATGACGTTTGCGTGCACTGTGaatggcaaaagcaacaacaaaaagcacaacAGCTAAAATTCTGGAGAGTCGGTCAAACTCTTTCCACATCGCTTTCcttatatgattttatttaatttacaaccCCAACAAGTCTAATTttggacaaaaaaaaaaatttgaataattcgaCAGTTGGAAAGGAAAATCgttggaaaaatatttttatttttttggggtgtGGAGCACGCAGTAGAGCGAGCTAgctttgctgccgctgtcgtcGCTACCCACGGAAGTGTGAACATAAAACGTGCGGCGCGCCAACATAGAAATggaaaaactattttaagataatttttcttttattttgatataaatgtgtatttgACTTTTTACGAAATTAAATTGACGctagaaaacaaaatgaagaaagtggcagcaaaaataaatacacacacacacacatacaaatagaaaatgcTATGCCGCATCTCAAGCGTAAAGAGCAGCGCTAAAGACGAACGAttgcagcgacagcaacagcaacaacaacaacgctgcCGCTTCGCcacttaaaacaaataaacaactaaaaacaaaaaaaatgcgtAGCTCGTTTAATTTTAGGCGTGGTGGTTGGTTTGAATGGTATTAACCTTCAATTTCGCTTTCGCTGCGTCTTGTTTATTTACGTGAGTGCAGTATGCAGATAGttgatatatatacatacatatgcacgAACCTAGATTTCCTTTCGCAAAGCAAATGCGTTTATTTAGATTTCTCAATTTTGCAAGTTGCATTATATCCCATATATTTACTCCACCCACGTATAGAAACTTACACTTGCCGGCATGTGAAtacacatttgcatattgtCTTACcgactaattaaaataaagataatgaCAATTTAAAGAGGAAGCCCCAATAAAGACAGCAATAAGCAAAACAGCAGTTGttttacagaaaaaaaaaaaaaagaaagtgtGTGCATATCAACGCAGCGGCAACTTTGTACTCAGCTTATTGCATTCTAAAGGCAACATAAGGGAGAAAGAGCAAGAACCTTTGAATATGGTTTTTGTTCGTTTGACAATCGACCAGCAAACAAATGCAAGTATGCATATTAAAAGTGCATTTCAAcggttgtgtttttgtttggttgatggttcttttgctgctgtccgCTAATTATGACGTGAGTGCTGCTTATGGCTGACTGAGCGCGTGCCGTACAATTTGAGTGACAGCTCACAGCAAATGTTAAAACAGAGAGCAAGAacaagagagagggagacaactacaactataCGAACACCACAACAACGTTGCCAGGTAATTGAACTTTTTACTGTATGTGCTCACCGAGTGTGTTGAGTGCGTGGGCGATGCGACGAGAAGTTTGGTTGAAATCAAACAGAataatttcgaaaataaaCGGTTTTCAAGTGCCTCGGTATGTGTGGGCAGAAAGCAACATACTATACAATAAACTTAACGAGCCATCACTGGCGCGTAGGTGTTGCGTGTCTGCCAGTGTTGCCCTACAAATCATAGTAAGTGTAGGATCACGTTCTAAATGTTGAATGTATGGGTGTAAATGCGTGAGCTTGGTAAAGAAGAAGCTAAGGAGGCGCAACCAAAGCGCATATCTTACTTCTAGTTAATCGATAAATCGGAGCTGTAGAATTTTATGGTAACACTGGTTACCCTAGATGGTTAATTGTGCCAGCAAATTGTACGTGTAAGCTCCACGCAATTATTTGCTTATTGCACTGTGCAGTGCATTGAACTTTGGCAATGTCTGGCTGTCTTGCTGCATATCTAATCGGATTTCATTAGCCCGAAAAAAACAAGCGAAAATGACaacacaacatacacacatcaaATTAACTTATcatgtgatgtgatgtgacGTAATGCAATAGCATTGGAGCTTGCggttaaatataaataaagcgtTGACAATTGTCGctgctgcatgccacacaca
This is a stretch of genomic DNA from Drosophila albomicans strain 15112-1751.03 chromosome 3, ASM965048v2, whole genome shotgun sequence. It encodes these proteins:
- the LOC117571732 gene encoding protein hu-li tai shao isoform X4, yielding MTEVEQPPQNGIDPTAGDDDENSKARPADIEQDMREMERRKRVEAIMGSKLFREELERIVDSARDGGAGASGILQQLSDIVGVPVTRVGNVFKSSSCMVPINDIRGVESMGYAKGEKILRCKLAATFRLLDLYGWTQGLGAQITARLKVDQEYFLVNPYGLLYHEITASALNKVDMQGQIVEQGTTNFGVNKSHFVLHSVVHAARPDIRCAIYIGCSPVVAISSLKSGLLALTKDACVLGEISTHAYTGLFDEEERNRLVRSLGPNSKVMLLANHGALCCGETIEEAFYAACHIVQACETQLKLLPVGIDNLVLIPEESRKLIYDQSRRPPEDLEKKFAAVTTDEDAAAAASKEEAAPPKIGSPPKWRVGGAEFEALMRMLDNAGYRTGYIYRHPLIKSDPPKPKNDVELPPAVSSLGYLLEEEELFRQGIWKKGDLRKGGDRSRWLNSPNVYQKVEVLETGTPDPKKITKWVAEGSPTHSTPVRIEDPLQFVPAGTTTKEFKRVQQQIKDNRRADKISAGPQSHILEGVTWDEANRIKDATVSQAGDHVVLMGAASKGIIQRGFQHNATVYKAPYAKNPFDNVTDDELNEYKRTVERKKKSIHGEYTDTDFSESEALNSMQAAGAHAHAKHAQSEPETEHQVIQIQTQQAPIPSQAEVVLSDATLSFINGERSHTATNRKPPTGRGENVQNGDHSEAHLSTFSQSSKEDVSTDGSPKKDKKKKKGLRTPSFLKKKKEKKKTEA
- the LOC117571732 gene encoding protein hu-li tai shao isoform X6, whose translation is MTEVEQPPQNGIDPTAGDDDENSKARPADIEQDMREMERRKRVEAIMGSKLFREELERIVDSARDGGAGASGILQQLSDIVGVPVTRVGNVFKSSSCMVPINDIRGVESMGYAKGEKILRCKLAATFRLLDLYGWTQGLGAQITARLKVDQEYFLVNPYGLLYHEITASALNKVDMQGQIVEQGTTNFGVNKSHFVLHSVVHAARPDIRCAIYIGCSPVVAISSLKSGLLALTKDACVLGEISTHAYTGLFDEEERNRLVRSLGPNSKVMLLANHGALCCGETIEEAFYAACHIVQACETQLKLLPVGIDNLVLIPEESRKLIYDQSRRPPEDLEKKFAAVTTDEDAAAAASKEEAAPPKIGSPPKWRVGGAEFEALMRMLDNAGYRTGYIYRHPLIKSDPPKPKNDVELPPAVSSLGYLLEEEELFRQGIWKKGDLRKGGDRSRWLNSPNVYQKVEVLETGTPDPKKITKWVAEGSPTHSTPVRIEDPLQFVPAGTTTKEFKRVQQQIKDNRRADKISAGPQSHILEGVTWDEANRIKDATVSQAGDHVVLMGAASKGIIQRGFQHNATVYKAPYAKNPFDNVTDDELNEYKRTVERKKKSIHGEYTDTDFSESEALNSMQAAGAHAHAKHAQSEPETEHQVIQIQTQQAPIPSQAEVVLSDGENVQNGDHSEAHLSTFSQSSKEDVSTDGSPKKDKKKKKGLRTPSFLKKKKEKKKTEA
- the LOC117571732 gene encoding protein hu-li tai shao isoform X5, coding for MTEVEQPPQNGIDPTAGDDDENSKARPADIEQDMREMERRKRVEAIMGSKLFREELERIVDSARDGGAGASGILQQLSDIVGVPVTRVGNVFKSSSCMVPINDIRGVESMGYAKGEKILRCKLAATFRLLDLYGWTQGLGAQITARLKVDQEYFLVNPYGLLYHEITASALNKVDMQGQIVEQGTTNFGVNKSHFVLHSVVHAARPDIRCAIYIGCSPVVAISSLKSGLLALTKDACVLGEISTHAYTGLFDEEERNRLVRSLGPNSKVMLLANHGALCCGETIEEAFYAACHIVQACETQLKLLPVGIDNLVLIPEESRKLIYDQSRRPPEDLEKKFAAVTTDEDAAAAASKEEAAPPKIGSPPKWRVGGAEFEALMRMLDNAGYRTGYIYRHPLIKSDPPKPKNDVELPPAVSSLGYLLEEEELFRQGIWKKGDLRKGGDRSRWLNSPNVYQKVEVLETGTPDPKKITKWVAEGSPTHSTPVRIEDPLQFVPAGTTTKEFKRVQQQIKDNRRADKISAGPQSHILEGVTWDEANRIKDATVSQAGDHVVLMGAASKGIIQRGFQHNATVYKAPYAKNPFDNVTDDELNEYKRTVERKKKSIHGEYTDTDFSESEALNSMQAAGAHAHAKHAQSEPETEHQVIQIQTQQAPIPSQAEVVLSDGENVQNGDHSEAHLSTFSQSSKEFQDVSTDGSPKKDKKKKKGLRTPSFLKKKKEKKKTEA
- the LOC117571732 gene encoding protein hu-li tai shao isoform X7, whose product is MTEVEQPPQNGIDPTAGDDDENSKARPADIEQDMREMERRKRVEAIMGSKLFREELERIVDSARDGGAGASGILQQLSDIVGVPVTRVGNVFKSSSCMVPINDIRGVESMGYAKGEKILRCKLAATFRLLDLYGWTQGLGAQITARLKVDQEYFLVNPYGLLYHEITASALNKVDMQGQIVEQGTTNFGVNKSHFVLHSVVHAARPDIRCAIYIGCSPVVAISSLKSGLLALTKDACVLGEISTHAYTGLFDEEERNRLVRSLGPNSKVMLLANHGALCCGETIEEAFYAACHIVQACETQLKLLPVGIDNLVLIPEESRKLIYDQSRRPPEDLEKKFAAVTTDEDAAAAASKEEAAPPKIGSPPKWRVGGAEFEALMRMLDNAGYRTGYIYRHPLIKSDPPKPKNDVELPPAVSSLGYLLEEEELFRQGIWKKGDLRKGGDRSRWLNSPNVYQKVEVLETGTPDPKKITKWVAEGSPTHSTPVRIEDPLQFVPAGTTTKEFKRVQQQIKDNRRADKISAGPQSHILEGVTWDEANRIKDATVSQAGDHVVLMGAASKGIIQRGFQHNATVYKAPYAKNPFDNVTDDELNEYKRTVERKKKSIHGEYTDTDFSESEALNSMQAAGAHAHAKHAQSEPETEHQVIQIQTQQAPIPSQAEVVLSDVNKKVLVALDSVSTSFL
- the LOC117571732 gene encoding protein hu-li tai shao isoform X3, whose protein sequence is MTEVEQPPQNGIDPTAGDDDENSKARPADIEQDMREMERRKRVEAIMGSKLFREELERIVDSARDGGAGASGILQQLSDIVGVPVTRVGNVFKSSSCMVPINDIRGVESMGYAKGEKILRCKLAATFRLLDLYGWTQGLGAQITARLKVDQEYFLVNPYGLLYHEITASALNKVDMQGQIVEQGTTNFGVNKSHFVLHSVVHAARPDIRCAIYIGCSPVVAISSLKSGLLALTKDACVLGEISTHAYTGLFDEEERNRLVRSLGPNSKVMLLANHGALCCGETIEEAFYAACHIVQACETQLKLLPVGIDNLVLIPEESRKLIYDQSRRPPEDLEKKFAAVTTDEDAAAAASKEEAAPPKIGSPPKWRVGGAEFEALMRMLDNAGYRTGYIYRHPLIKSDPPKPKNDVELPPAVSSLGYLLEEEELFRQGIWKKGDLRKGGDRSRWLNSPNVYQKVEVLETGTPDPKKITKWVAEGSPTHSTPVRIEDPLQFVPAGTTTKEFKRVQQQIKDNRRADKISAGPQSHILEGVTWDEANRIKDATVSQAGDHVVLMGAASKGIIQRGFQHNATVYKAPYAKNPFDNVTDDELNEYKRTVERKKKSIHGEYTDTDFSESEALNSMQAAGAHAHAKHAQSEPETEHQVIQIQTQQAPIPSQAEVVLSDATLSFINGERSHTATNRKPPTGRGENVQNGDHSEAHLSTFSQSSKEFQDVSTDGSPKKDKKKKKGLRTPSFLKKKKEKKKTEA